The Methanosphaera sp. WGK6 genomic interval CTACAATTATAGACACACTAAAAAAAGCACAATATAACTATGCTGATCTAGCATTATTTTTATCCCCCGAAAATAGAGATAAAGCAAAAAATGCCAATATTAAACTAGAAGACCACATTACATTACCAACGTGATAAAAAATGAAAATAAAAAAGAAAATAAAAAAAGAACTTTCTAAAAAAGAATACCAGTCATTTATAAAAGAAGTAATAGACTATAATACTAAAAAAGGCAATATGCCACCACACATCATAGTAGATGATACCAAGATATATAAAAATGAATACATAGAAGCTATAGAAAATGTTAATAAATTTATTTTAGAAAATGGAAGACAACCAGAAACAGTGAGTATTTATGCTAAACGACGGAAGGATTAAATTTTTCTAAAATATACTCTTTTTTTAAAAAAAATATACCAAAAACTAGTTGATAAAAAAAAATAATATTAGAGGGGATTAATTACATATTAATTATATTTAATCTCTTGGATGATAATTTGGACTTTCATTAGTTATTGTAATATCATGAGGATGACTTTCAGACATTCCATTAGATGTAATATGCACTAATTCTGCCTTTTCATGCATTTCTTCAATAGATTTTGCTCCAACATAACCCATAGATGATTTTAAACCACCCATTAATTGATAAACTATTTGACTAGCTTCCCCTTTATATGGAACTACTCCTTCAATACCTTCAGGCACTAATTTTGTAGAATTCATATTACTTCCACCAGTTTGGAAGTATCTATCCTTACCA includes:
- a CDS encoding pseudomurein-binding repeat-containing protein, which gives rise to MKIKKKIKKELSKKEYQSFIKEVIDYNTKKGNMPPHIIVDDTKIYKNEYIEAIENVNKFILENGRQPETVSIYAKRRKD